From one Variovorax sp. PBL-H6 genomic stretch:
- a CDS encoding MmgE/PrpD family protein has protein sequence MLHDSPTRTTPDAAASGLPSRSSTLLGRLADFVAGISLDRLPEAVMEKAKCHVLYTMCNAVATGTVADPVAPCVAAIGTAFGPCMAWGTTMTGGAGEIAFLNAVSGSYRAQNDFDPLSATHPGLVVIPATLSLAQARKSGGASVLEAVIAGYEVCTRLAAPMAQSLAARGMRPTAVVGAMAAGAAAARLLGLDVAQTANAIGLASQVASGTLQCWTEGTPEWRLQFGTAADAGIRAALLAEQGVVAAQSGLDGSQGLYCSMTGKVPEMGFEGWSILDVELQAFPGSAAVQPVLQALALVLEERNSSQGTGAVEITFSEEPGFRGPAMEERGLFQAPDQALASARFMSAVLGVHGTEGLSDWRRYVNSARVANVAARILIRSGQGGGDEISIRMDGAAPVVVPRKVFAGHTWRQTVALLAPSARAWSFPKSLERFVALAGGIERLERLDNVDCLLETIRPAETTTTKDMR, from the coding sequence ATGCTGCACGACTCACCAACTCGGACCACGCCTGATGCTGCCGCGAGCGGGTTGCCCAGTCGCAGCTCAACATTGCTCGGCCGACTGGCCGATTTCGTTGCGGGCATTTCGTTGGACCGTTTGCCGGAAGCAGTCATGGAGAAGGCCAAGTGTCACGTGCTCTACACGATGTGCAATGCGGTGGCGACGGGAACGGTCGCGGACCCGGTGGCGCCGTGCGTCGCCGCCATTGGAACCGCGTTTGGCCCTTGTATGGCTTGGGGCACGACCATGACCGGCGGCGCCGGGGAGATTGCATTCCTCAATGCGGTGTCGGGATCCTATCGCGCGCAGAACGATTTCGATCCGTTGTCCGCCACTCATCCGGGACTGGTCGTCATTCCGGCGACACTTTCGCTCGCCCAAGCCCGAAAGTCGGGAGGAGCAAGCGTGCTCGAAGCCGTTATTGCGGGTTACGAGGTATGCACCCGGCTCGCGGCGCCGATGGCTCAGTCACTGGCCGCGCGTGGAATGCGTCCGACCGCGGTCGTCGGTGCTATGGCAGCAGGTGCCGCGGCGGCGCGCTTGCTTGGCCTGGATGTGGCGCAGACCGCTAACGCGATTGGACTCGCATCGCAGGTGGCATCGGGCACGTTGCAATGTTGGACGGAAGGCACCCCTGAGTGGAGGCTGCAGTTCGGCACTGCCGCAGATGCGGGTATTCGCGCAGCGCTGCTGGCGGAACAGGGCGTTGTGGCGGCGCAGTCAGGGTTGGACGGCAGCCAGGGCCTGTACTGTTCGATGACCGGCAAGGTGCCGGAAATGGGATTCGAAGGCTGGTCCATTCTGGACGTTGAACTTCAGGCCTTCCCGGGCTCAGCGGCGGTACAGCCGGTGCTGCAAGCCCTGGCGCTAGTGCTCGAGGAACGCAATTCGTCTCAAGGCACGGGCGCCGTCGAGATCACGTTCTCAGAGGAACCGGGATTCCGTGGGCCAGCGATGGAAGAGCGCGGTCTCTTCCAGGCACCCGACCAAGCACTCGCCAGTGCCCGCTTCATGAGCGCCGTTCTGGGTGTGCATGGCACCGAGGGGCTGAGCGACTGGCGCCGGTATGTGAACAGCGCAAGGGTAGCGAATGTCGCTGCACGGATCTTGATTCGATCTGGTCAGGGTGGTGGCGACGAAATCAGCATCCGTATGGATGGCGCGGCGCCGGTGGTTGTTCCGCGCAAAGTGTTTGCCGGCCACACATGGCGCCAAACGGTCGCGCTGCTCGCGCCGTCCGCGCGCGCTTGGAGCTTTCCGAAATCGCTGGAGCGTTTCGTCGCGCTCGCCGGAGGCATCGAACGTCTCGAGCGGCTGGACAACGTGGACTGCCTTCTCGAAACGATACGACCCGCTGAAACAACTACAACCAAGGACATGCGATGA
- a CDS encoding IclR family transcriptional regulator translates to MEEERGGVVIALARGLMILQCFTAERRELGPTDLAGMLGLPQPTVWRLCQTLKKLGFLVPGTAQDKLCIGEAVLRLGHAAAANTGVVEYAYPLMRELAQRFGGSVSLSSRFGADMLIVQRASGEGILQLNLQVGSTYEVMNSAAGWAYLCGLSVPERRQVLEDIRIERPAKFAVYRQNFKDALAQYDAEGHVIGVGKMHPLVNAVGVPVISADRKRVMALNLGGASAILTRDILSGPVADALKDLAKRVGSRLGVSAVL, encoded by the coding sequence ATGGAAGAAGAACGCGGTGGTGTGGTGATAGCTTTGGCGCGGGGCTTGATGATCCTGCAGTGCTTCACTGCCGAGCGAAGGGAGCTGGGACCCACCGACTTGGCGGGCATGCTGGGCCTGCCGCAGCCGACGGTTTGGCGCCTCTGCCAGACCCTCAAGAAGCTTGGATTTCTGGTGCCTGGCACTGCACAGGACAAGTTGTGCATCGGAGAGGCCGTCCTGCGACTGGGGCATGCGGCCGCCGCTAACACGGGCGTCGTCGAATATGCGTACCCGCTGATGCGAGAACTCGCGCAGCGCTTCGGTGGCTCCGTCTCTTTGAGTTCGCGCTTCGGCGCCGACATGCTGATCGTGCAACGGGCCTCAGGTGAAGGCATTCTTCAGTTGAACCTGCAGGTCGGTTCAACGTATGAAGTGATGAATTCCGCCGCGGGCTGGGCGTACCTGTGCGGACTGTCCGTGCCGGAACGGCGCCAAGTTCTCGAAGACATCCGGATTGAACGGCCTGCGAAGTTCGCCGTCTATCGCCAGAATTTCAAAGACGCACTTGCGCAATACGACGCTGAGGGTCACGTCATCGGCGTAGGCAAGATGCACCCCTTGGTAAACGCCGTCGGCGTGCCGGTCATTTCCGCCGACCGCAAGCGCGTGATGGCGCTGAACCTTGGAGGGGCCTCTGCGATACTGACCCGCGATATCCTCTCCGGTCCAGTCGCGGACGCCCTCAAAGACCTCGCCAAGCGCGTCGGCTCGCGCCTCGGAGTTTCCGCAGTTCTTTAG
- a CDS encoding acetyl-CoA acetyltransferase — MTSPLRGAAAIAGIGVAGLGEAPGYSALDLLGRAAHAAIADAGLRMTDVDGLFCNTSAHSHPALSVGEYLGLKPSYSESSSIGGSAFLGYALTAAMALQAGLCNVALICYGSNQRTALGKLQAKGGSQDYEAPYRPIHPITSFALATARHMHEFGTTRDQLAAVAVSARKWAALNPEAFMRKPMSIDEVLSARMISDPLTVRDCCLVTDGAGAVVMVRADRAKDMPQKPAYLLGGGMAHWHMQIDQLEDFTRTAATQSGPAAFTMAGLKPQDVDVLQIYDAFTINVILALEDLGFCPKGEGGRFVEDGRIAPGGTLPVNTNGGGLSCCHPGQYGIFTLIEGTRQLRGTAGERQIPGAQVVLCHGNGGRLASQTTALLGASV, encoded by the coding sequence ATGACAAGTCCCCTGCGCGGCGCGGCCGCCATTGCAGGTATTGGCGTCGCTGGCCTGGGGGAGGCCCCAGGATACAGCGCCTTGGACCTGCTTGGCCGGGCCGCACACGCGGCGATCGCGGACGCCGGTTTGCGAATGACTGATGTTGACGGCCTCTTCTGCAACACATCAGCCCACTCGCACCCGGCGCTGTCCGTGGGCGAGTACCTGGGACTCAAGCCATCCTATTCGGAAAGCTCCAGTATCGGCGGCTCGGCGTTTCTCGGATACGCGCTGACCGCAGCGATGGCGTTGCAGGCAGGCCTATGCAACGTCGCACTCATTTGCTATGGCAGCAACCAACGAACGGCGCTGGGCAAGCTGCAGGCCAAGGGCGGTTCGCAGGACTACGAGGCACCGTACCGGCCGATCCATCCAATCACCAGCTTCGCGCTTGCTACCGCGCGGCATATGCATGAGTTCGGAACGACTCGCGATCAATTAGCTGCCGTGGCAGTTTCGGCGCGAAAGTGGGCGGCCCTCAACCCCGAAGCATTCATGCGCAAGCCGATGTCAATCGATGAAGTGCTGTCCGCGCGGATGATCAGCGATCCGCTCACCGTACGGGACTGCTGCCTCGTGACGGACGGTGCCGGTGCAGTCGTCATGGTGCGAGCCGATCGTGCAAAGGATATGCCCCAAAAGCCCGCGTATCTGCTTGGAGGCGGTATGGCGCATTGGCATATGCAGATCGATCAACTTGAAGACTTCACGCGCACTGCGGCTACTCAATCTGGCCCTGCGGCCTTCACCATGGCAGGACTGAAGCCGCAGGATGTGGACGTACTACAGATCTACGATGCGTTCACAATCAACGTGATTCTGGCATTGGAGGATCTGGGCTTCTGCCCCAAGGGCGAGGGCGGGCGTTTCGTAGAGGATGGCCGCATTGCGCCAGGCGGGACGCTGCCGGTCAATACGAACGGTGGAGGGCTGTCGTGCTGCCATCCGGGGCAGTACGGCATCTTCACTCTCATCGAAGGCACCCGTCAGCTACGCGGGACTGCCGGTGAACGGCAAATCCCGGGTGCGCAGGTGGTTCTTTGTCATGGCAATGGCGGACGGCTGGCAAGTCAGACGACTGCCCTGCTCGGCGCTTCAGTCTGA
- a CDS encoding Zn-ribbon domain-containing OB-fold protein yields MSINAADQLGPEAFYRQRLAEGVFQIQRCQACGKHFFYPRVLCRHCGSDAVEWVSPSGCATVYSTTVVRRKPEDGGSHNVAVVELNEGPRMMTRVEGIAPESVRIGSRVSARVAREGAGTVLVFDARAEGA; encoded by the coding sequence ATGAGTATCAACGCGGCGGACCAACTGGGTCCTGAAGCCTTTTATCGACAGCGCCTTGCGGAAGGCGTCTTCCAAATCCAGCGCTGTCAGGCATGCGGCAAACATTTTTTCTATCCGCGCGTGCTGTGCCGCCACTGCGGAAGTGACGCGGTAGAGTGGGTAAGCCCCAGCGGCTGTGCCACGGTCTACTCCACTACTGTGGTGCGTCGCAAACCAGAGGACGGAGGCAGCCACAATGTCGCCGTCGTGGAACTGAACGAAGGCCCGCGAATGATGACCCGCGTGGAAGGCATCGCGCCGGAGAGCGTGCGCATCGGATCTCGCGTGTCGGCCCGGGTCGCCCGCGAAGGGGCTGGCACCGTGCTCGTCTTCGACGCGCGCGCGGAGGGCGCATGA
- the prpF gene encoding 2-methylaconitate cis-trans isomerase PrpF, whose translation MLSSTAPRQSRVRATYMRGGTSKGTFFLAEDLPEIVRSDPAARDRFFQRVVGSPDAYGKQIDGMGGATSSTSKIVVIARSQRPNCDVDYTFGQVPINGDHVDWSGNCGNLTGAVGPFAIHRGLIDVQSDGLSVVRIWQTNLRKLIVARVPVEAGEVVELGQFRLDGVTFPAAEVQLDFVDPGSGSDDGAASLFPTGNVVDELDVPGIGRMDATYISAGNPTIFVDASSLGLLGTELQADVNGDVALLSRLEAIRAHGAVAMGIAPNVHAASARHQHVPKLAFVATPQDYTASNGSRVLWTDVQLLARILSMGVLHHAMTGTGAVALAAALSVPGTVPQRLGIKTMPVHFGHPSGKARVGAETVRTASGWHVRSVSLSRSARRLMDGHIFVPSDFT comes from the coding sequence GTGCTCAGTAGCACCGCGCCGCGCCAATCCCGCGTGCGCGCCACCTACATGCGCGGCGGGACGAGCAAAGGGACGTTCTTCCTTGCGGAAGATCTTCCGGAGATCGTGCGCAGCGATCCGGCGGCGCGCGACAGATTCTTTCAGCGCGTCGTCGGAAGTCCAGATGCATACGGCAAACAGATCGATGGAATGGGAGGAGCCACTTCCAGCACCAGCAAGATTGTTGTCATCGCCCGCAGCCAACGGCCGAACTGCGATGTGGACTACACCTTCGGGCAGGTCCCGATCAACGGTGACCATGTCGACTGGAGTGGGAACTGCGGCAACCTGACCGGTGCCGTGGGCCCGTTCGCCATCCACCGAGGGCTGATCGACGTTCAATCGGACGGTCTGTCGGTCGTGCGGATCTGGCAAACCAATCTCCGCAAGCTGATTGTCGCGCGCGTGCCCGTTGAAGCTGGAGAGGTCGTGGAACTGGGCCAGTTTCGGCTCGATGGTGTCACCTTTCCCGCTGCGGAAGTGCAGCTGGACTTCGTTGATCCAGGCAGCGGATCGGACGACGGAGCGGCCTCTTTGTTCCCAACGGGCAATGTGGTCGATGAACTCGACGTTCCCGGCATCGGACGCATGGATGCTACCTACATCAGCGCCGGTAACCCCACGATATTCGTGGATGCGAGCAGCCTTGGCCTGCTCGGCACCGAGCTTCAGGCTGACGTTAACGGCGACGTGGCGCTTCTGAGTCGGCTTGAAGCCATTCGCGCGCACGGCGCCGTCGCCATGGGCATTGCACCGAACGTGCATGCAGCGTCCGCACGGCATCAGCATGTGCCCAAGCTCGCTTTCGTCGCCACACCGCAAGACTACACGGCATCAAACGGCTCTCGGGTGCTATGGACGGATGTTCAGTTGCTCGCGCGAATCCTGTCGATGGGTGTTCTTCACCATGCGATGACCGGAACGGGTGCGGTGGCACTGGCTGCGGCGCTCTCAGTGCCCGGTACCGTCCCGCAGCGGCTCGGAATCAAGACGATGCCCGTCCACTTCGGTCATCCCTCGGGCAAGGCCCGGGTCGGTGCGGAGACGGTTCGGACAGCGAGTGGATGGCACGTCAGGAGTGTGTCGCTCAGTCGTTCGGCAAGGCGTCTCATGGACGGCCACATCTTCGTCCCTTCAGACTTCACCTGA
- a CDS encoding enoyl-CoA hydratase/isomerase family protein, with the protein MTISTERRGDVLVVTMTDHERRNALSVQLVADTIKAIQESRVEGVRAIVLMSASTVFSAGADLAAMNKESSNNRTAPPGSPFELFEALTKETRPVIAAVNGGAYGGGFELTLCCDAIVASSKAFFVLPELGHGVLPNTALARLPALIGVARAKALAFTRRKLSANEAQQMGLVHVVIEPEGLEDAAVALADSIVASAPPTGIAAAKAEFERWIGVDWTWARSGRSRSNPEERKEGTTAFLEKRAPDYERFWRAQ; encoded by the coding sequence ATGACGATCTCAACCGAAAGGCGCGGCGACGTGCTTGTGGTCACTATGACGGACCATGAGCGGCGGAATGCGCTGTCCGTGCAACTCGTTGCCGACACCATCAAGGCCATCCAAGAAAGCCGTGTCGAAGGCGTGCGGGCGATTGTGCTGATGTCTGCATCGACAGTATTCAGTGCCGGCGCCGATCTCGCCGCAATGAACAAGGAAAGCTCTAACAACAGAACCGCACCTCCAGGTAGCCCTTTCGAGCTGTTCGAGGCACTGACGAAGGAGACCCGGCCCGTCATCGCTGCCGTCAACGGCGGCGCTTACGGCGGAGGCTTCGAACTCACGCTTTGCTGCGATGCGATCGTGGCATCCAGCAAGGCATTTTTCGTACTGCCAGAGTTGGGCCACGGGGTTCTTCCCAACACTGCGCTCGCGCGGTTGCCTGCGCTCATCGGCGTCGCGCGTGCAAAAGCTTTGGCCTTCACACGGCGCAAGCTTTCGGCGAACGAGGCTCAGCAGATGGGATTGGTCCACGTGGTGATTGAGCCAGAGGGCCTGGAAGATGCGGCGGTCGCTTTGGCTGACAGCATCGTCGCGAGCGCGCCCCCCACCGGCATCGCGGCCGCCAAGGCGGAGTTCGAACGTTGGATTGGTGTCGATTGGACTTGGGCCCGATCGGGCCGCAGCCGTTCGAATCCAGAGGAGCGCAAGGAAGGTACAACCGCGTTTCTGGAAAAGAGGGCGCCGGACTACGAGCGCTTCTGGCGTGCTCAGTAG
- a CDS encoding alpha/beta fold hydrolase — MPTERSTVRMAYADTPDGQVHYAEAGEGFPLLLLSATPRTHRCYLRLMALLAPYCRPIAVDMPGFGNSHDLPQPLKIERIARCMSNFLDALDIGQTDVFGLHTGNKLAAALAADYPQRIRRLVLAGQSHSIIPEVEERNKAIQPWFDKYKNHYLASSDGSNLVRDWLNAQINASEIWWPKAMLHSAVVSPNDVENAEARIIDFVQGWRSCVPVYEAVMAYDLAAAYGRIKVPTMILELLTAQEKHIGGQASRICSLIAGAVVAQLTESDGLALEMRPQEFAAAILPFLYPAAGK, encoded by the coding sequence ATGCCAACTGAACGTTCCACAGTGCGCATGGCGTACGCAGACACCCCCGACGGGCAGGTTCACTATGCCGAGGCAGGGGAGGGATTCCCCTTGCTGCTCTTAAGCGCGACGCCGCGCACACATCGCTGCTACCTCCGGCTGATGGCTCTCCTGGCGCCTTACTGCCGACCGATTGCCGTCGACATGCCGGGCTTCGGCAACTCCCACGACCTACCGCAGCCTTTGAAGATCGAGCGAATCGCGCGCTGCATGTCGAATTTCCTGGACGCGCTGGACATCGGGCAAACGGATGTGTTCGGGCTGCATACCGGCAACAAGCTCGCAGCCGCGCTCGCCGCCGACTATCCGCAGCGAATCCGGCGTCTTGTATTAGCCGGCCAGTCGCACAGCATCATTCCGGAAGTGGAGGAGCGCAACAAGGCGATCCAACCGTGGTTCGACAAATACAAGAACCACTATCTCGCTTCAAGCGATGGTAGCAATCTGGTGCGCGACTGGTTGAACGCCCAGATCAACGCTTCCGAAATCTGGTGGCCCAAAGCAATGCTGCACTCGGCAGTGGTAAGCCCTAACGACGTTGAGAACGCCGAAGCTCGGATCATCGACTTTGTACAGGGATGGCGCAGTTGTGTGCCCGTCTACGAGGCGGTCATGGCCTACGACCTCGCGGCTGCCTATGGACGCATCAAAGTTCCCACAATGATTCTTGAGCTCCTGACTGCCCAGGAGAAACACATTGGGGGGCAGGCGTCTCGCATCTGCTCGCTGATCGCTGGTGCCGTAGTGGCGCAACTGACTGAGAGCGACGGTCTGGCTCTCGAAATGCGACCGCAGGAGTTTGCGGCCGCCATCCTCCCCTTCCTTTACCCTGCCGCAGGAAAGTGA
- a CDS encoding tripartite tricarboxylate transporter substrate binding protein yields the protein MKKLLLVLALAAMASAAAAQIPAAEWPKKVVKIVVGYAPGGPNDIIARALGQKVSAALGQPVIVENRPGASGTIASDYVARSPADGYTLIMNATTHSMANALYEKLPFDADRDFTPITLVGESTLVLVVRQDQPEKTLAELLNTARSQPGKLSFASTGAGSSPHLAGEMLRQLGKVDLTHVPYKGSAPAMNDLLGGQVTMMFEPLPSALPHIRAGQLRPVGVTSGKRIRELPDVPTMTEAGVPGFDITVWWGLFGPARMPPAVVQKIGMTVNTALSAPDIRERFDTLGITPVGTTSTEFRSVLLKDIAKYGKVIREGGIHAN from the coding sequence ATCGTCGTCGGATATGCCCCCGGAGGACCGAATGACATCATTGCACGGGCCCTTGGCCAGAAAGTATCGGCGGCACTGGGCCAGCCCGTCATTGTCGAGAACCGCCCGGGCGCAAGCGGCACGATCGCCAGCGACTACGTGGCCAGATCGCCGGCGGATGGGTACACGTTAATCATGAATGCGACCACGCATTCCATGGCCAACGCGCTTTACGAAAAGCTGCCCTTCGACGCCGACCGCGACTTCACGCCCATCACCCTGGTCGGCGAAAGCACCTTGGTGTTGGTCGTGCGGCAGGACCAACCGGAAAAGACTCTCGCGGAATTGCTGAACACAGCTCGATCGCAGCCGGGCAAGCTTTCCTTCGCTTCCACGGGAGCCGGTTCCAGCCCACATCTGGCCGGAGAGATGCTGCGGCAGCTGGGGAAGGTGGATCTGACGCATGTCCCCTACAAGGGCTCCGCTCCCGCGATGAACGACCTGCTGGGTGGGCAGGTGACAATGATGTTCGAGCCGCTGCCTTCCGCATTGCCGCATATCAGGGCGGGTCAGCTGCGGCCGGTCGGAGTGACGTCTGGCAAACGCATCCGGGAGCTGCCAGATGTGCCGACGATGACCGAGGCCGGCGTCCCTGGTTTCGACATCACGGTCTGGTGGGGGCTGTTCGGGCCGGCACGCATGCCGCCGGCAGTCGTTCAAAAGATCGGTATGACAGTCAATACCGCGCTATCGGCACCTGATATCCGCGAGAGGTTTGACACCTTGGGCATAACGCCGGTAGGCACGACTTCGACGGAATTCCGCAGTGTTCTGCTCAAGGACATCGCCAAGTACGGCAAGGTGATACGCGAGGGTGGGATCCATGCCAACTGA